One Ranitomeya variabilis isolate aRanVar5 chromosome 5, aRanVar5.hap1, whole genome shotgun sequence DNA window includes the following coding sequences:
- the LOC143774108 gene encoding uncharacterized protein LOC143774108, producing MEKKDPQKRKTHRKERPTKKKNPQKAKTHRKEKPTESKDPQKRRPTERKTHRKEKPTEKKEPQKRKIHRKEKPTEKKDHRKERPMEKKDHRKRKTHGKERPMEKKDHIKEKPTEKKYPQTAKTHRKEKPTEKKESKDPQKRKSGEKKIPQKRKTHRKQRPTEKKDPHKRKTTEKKSPQKRKTHKKERPRKRKTTEKKNPQKKRPTESKDPQKAKTNRKQRPTESKDPQKRKNHRKERPMEKKDPQKRKTTEKKDHRKENPTEKKPTESKDPQKAKTHRKQRPTEKKEPQKRKTHGKERPTKKKDHGKERPQKRKTHRKERPTEKK from the coding sequence ATGGAAAAGAAAGACCCACAGAAAAGGAAAACCCACAGAAAGGAAAGACCCACAAAAAAGAAAAACCCACAGAAAGCAAAGACCCACAGAAAAGAAAAACCCACAGAAAGCAAAGACCCACAGAAAAGAAGGCCCACGGAAAGAAAGACCCACAGAAAAGAAAAACCCACAGAAAAGAAAGAACCACAGAAAAGAAAGATCCACAGAAAAGAAAAACCCACAGAAAAGAAAGACCACAGAAAAGAAAGACCCATGGAAAAGAAAGACCACAGAAAAAGAAAAACCCATGGAAAAGAAAGACCCATGGAAAAGAAAGACCACATAAAAGAAAAACCCACAGAAAAGAAATACCCACAGACAGCAAAGACCCACAGAAAAGAAAAACCCACAGAaaagaaagaaagcaaagaccCACAGAAAAGGAAGAGCGGCGAAAAGAAAATTCCACAGAAAAGAAAGACCCACAGAAAGCAAAGACCCACGGAAAAGAAAGACCCACACAAAAGAAAAACCACAGAAAAGAAAAGCCCACAGAAAAGAAAGACCCACAAAAAAGAAAGACCACGGAAAAGAAAGACCACAGAAAAGAAAAACCCACAGAAAAAAAGACCCACAGAAAGCAAAGACCCACAGAAAGCAAAGACCAACAGAAAGCAAAGACCCACAGAAAGCAAAGACCCACAGAAAAGAAAGAACCACAGAAAAGAAAGACCCATGGAAAAGAAAGACCCACAAAAAAGAAAGACCACGGAAAAGAAAGACCACAGAAAAGAAAAccccacagaaaaaaaacccacagaAAGCAAAGACCCACAGAAAGCAAAGACCCACAGAAAGCAAAGACCCACAGAAAAGAAAGAACCACAGAAAAGAAAAACCCATGGAAAAGAAAGACCCACAAAAAAGAAAGACCACGGAAAAGAAAGACCACAGAAAAGAAAAACCCACAGAAAAGAAAGACCCACAGAAAAGAAATAA